The Pontibacter korlensis sequence GCCACGGAGAAAGCCTGGTTCTCCAGAAACAGCCTGGGCTCAAAGTCCTCGTCGTCCTTCTTACAGCCTGCCAAGGTGACAAGTATAAAGGCAGCCAGGAAGAACCGTGTGATCAAACTGAATTGTAGTATTCTTTTCATGGGTTGATGCTGTTTTTATCAATAGCGTCAGTGAAACAGACCTGCCCCACTGACACCTTGCTTATTTGCTGTTGATATAATTGGTATAGAGGGATTGATAGCACGTTGCAAAGTCCTTCTCATCCTCGTAGGCGCTCTCGTACATGAACGGGCCGGTATACTCCACCGCCTCCAAGGCGGCCAGAATAGCGTTCCAGTCGTTCTTTCCTTCGCCTGAGCAAGGGAAGAAGTGGTTCTCCGCCGCCCCAGTACCATCGGCAATATGCACCGTCTTCAAACGGCTGCCCATGGCCTTTATCAGGTTCTCCGGGTTTTTGATGTGATTCATGTCAATGGCAGAGTAGATAGACTTTGGCAGCCTGTTAAAGATTTCCACCGTTTCCTCTACTGTTCGCATAAGCGGGCGCTCCCGGCCGTTGCTGGCCTGCAGCTCAGGTCCGAGCATATTCTCAAGCACCATCGTGGCATTTATACTTTGCACCGCCTTGTCTAGCTCCGTGGCCGACTTGATCAGCTGGCTTTTGCGCCTGTCCCGCTCGTTGAGGCCCAGGTAATAGCTCGGGTGGAAGAGTATAACCTCCGGCTCCAGAATCCTCAGGAAAGAGATCAGCTTCGTATGCTTTGCCACCACATCCTGCCTGTCTGCCTCATTAAGGATGGACAGGTCAATGTGCTGACCGTAGGGCATGTGCACCGACCATACTTTGATACCGGCCGCATCCGCTGCCTTCTTGGCATCCGTCAGCCTTTTGATGATTTCCTCATCGGACAGCTTGAAGTTCCGGTTCCCATCCAGAAAAAGGCTCATACCGGAAGCTTCCACAAAACTCACCCCCACAGATTTGGCATAAGCAAGCTTCTCCGGCGTAAACTTACTGATGGCCAATCCATAGCCAATTTGGAGGGGCGCTACCGGGGTTTCTTTGGCAGGCTCCTCCGGCGCAGGCTCATCTTTCCCAGTATCACAGGCACTGAAGTTGAGCAAACAGGCAAATAGTATCGCTAACATTGCTATTCTTGTCATGAGTGTGAAAAATTACTCCCAGTTTGGGTTTTGTACCAGATTCTCGTTCAGTCTCAGGTCTTCGATTGGAAGCGGGTAATAATAGTCCCGGTTTTCGTCGAAATAGCCGCCTAGTGAGAAAGGGTTCAGGTAGCCGGAGGTACCGTTGGTTAATGGCCTTTGTTGTATGTTGATAATAGTGGAAGCCTCTTTTGGCGCGCCGGCGGCGTTGCCATCGTGCAGGAACACATCAGTTTTGCCGTCGTTGTTGAAGTCGTGTGCGCCCAGGCCTGAGAAGTAAATGCCCACCATCGGCTGCTCTATTTTTTTGCCCTCTTTCCAGCGCATCAAATCATCCCAGCGGTGTCCTTCGTTAAAGAGCTCAATGCGGCGCTCCCGGCGAATCTCCAGGAGCACGCCTTTGTTAGCTCCTCCATCTATATTTGGATACATAGCCGCCAGGTACGGATCGGGGTTGGCATTGGCCTGCGCCAGGTTGAGGTGCGGCATACCTACTCTGTCTCTGAGCTTGTTGATGCTGATATCCAGGTCCTGCTGCGTGAGGGTGCCCAGCTCGGCTTTGGCCTCCGCATAAATCAATAAGGCCTCTGCGTAACGGAAGATGATAATGTCCATGTAAGAGGCACTCCACTGGTCTCGGGACGGAAGTGCTTTGATCACGCGGTAACCTGTGGTTGTACCGTTCAGGTTCACCGGCTCAGGGGTGCTCTCTCCGTATACCATAAAATTCGGTCCGGCTGTAGTCTGGGTCAGGCGAGGGTCGCGGTCTTGCATCTCCTCATAAAACTCCATGGTTTCATAGCCCGTCTTATCTGTAAACCGGCTACCGTCCTTCATCAGGTAGCTATTGATAACATCCTTTGTGATACCCCAGGCACCCATGGTAGGGGCCGTCATCAGGTAACCCAGGTTGTGCTGGCCTAAATCCCGCTCGTAGTCCCTGGCCAGGATGGTTTCCGTAGGGTCCTGCACGTTACGGGCAAACAGCTCACGGTATGCCTCATTAGGGCCGCCTGCGGTAAACAAGCGGTAAGCACCTGAGTTTATCAGTTCCCCGGACGCAGCGGCCGCTTCCTGCAGCAGCTGCTCATAATCTCCAAGACCATGATACTTTCTGAACGTGCCCTCGTACAGCGCGATTCTGGCTTTCAGAAGCAAAGCTGTATACTTGGTAATGCGGTTTAGCTCTACCTCCGCCGGAATGTTGGCTATGGCATAGTCAATATCGGCCATCACCGAATCGATCACCAGCTTGCGCGGATCTCGCGCCTTGTACAGATCAGGGTCCCCGGCCTCCAGCACTTTGCTGTACCACGGCACATCCCCAAAGCGCTGCACCTTCTCAAAGTAGAAGTAGGCCCGGAAGAAGCGGGCGATGCCGCCATACTTGCGCTTGGCTGCCTCATCAGGCACGCGGTGGTAGTTCTCCAGGAAAAAGTTAATATCTCTGAGCCTGCTCCAGGACCAGCCCCCGCTCCCACGGGTGGTAGGCACCATACGGTTGCCCCTCACTCTATCGGACGCGTTCAAGGGCACGATGTTATCTGAGGAGGCATCATCGCTGTAGACCCCGGTGGTGGGTAGCATACTGTAAAAGTCATTTGTGGCCACCTCCAGGTCCGTAGCTGTTTTGAAGAAGAACTCTGCGTCCACTTTGTCCTTTGGGGGCCTGTCCAGGAAATCTTTTTCGCAGCCGGTAAAGAGCATGGTAAGGAAGGCGAAAACGGAAGTAATGTATATTCTTTTCATCTTTTATTAAAAATCATGAGGGTGAACTATAGGGTCACGTTAATGCCCAGCGAATATGTTTTACCCATAGGATAAGACCTTAAGTCGGCTCTGCCCACGGCGCTGCCTGGACTAGAATAGTTGATGGCGGAGCCTGCCTGCTCCGGATCGATATATTTGCTCAGGCCGCCGAAACGCAGGGTAAACAGGTTCTCTCCGCTAAAGTATACACGCAGCTTACGCACGCTGATCTTGGAGGTCAGGTCCTCTGGCAAGGTATAGCCAAAGGTCAGGTTCTTCACGCGCATATAGCCGACATCCTCCAGGTAGTAGTCGTTCATCTCATAGAGCGAGCGACCGCTGTTCAGCGAAGCGTAGCCCCGCTCGATCTGCGGATACTTACCAGGATTTTCCGGTGTCCAGGCGTTCTCTACCAGGTCTTTTCTCAGGAAGGATAAATAGGGTCTTTGATAGGTACCCCAGTAAATGTCACCGGTCGGGTACCAGTTCTGCTTGGCCACACCGGCACCGGCAACAGAAAGGTCAAAGCCTTTCCAGCTGGCGCTCACGTTAAATCCAAACGGGAACTTTGGCATGGCATTACCAATCGGCTGCAAGTCGCCATGGTCTTCCAACGTATAGTTGCCCCGGTCTA is a genomic window containing:
- a CDS encoding sugar phosphate isomerase/epimerase family protein, coding for MLAILFACLLNFSACDTGKDEPAPEEPAKETPVAPLQIGYGLAISKFTPEKLAYAKSVGVSFVEASGMSLFLDGNRNFKLSDEEIIKRLTDAKKAADAAGIKVWSVHMPYGQHIDLSILNEADRQDVVAKHTKLISFLRILEPEVILFHPSYYLGLNERDRRKSQLIKSATELDKAVQSINATMVLENMLGPELQASNGRERPLMRTVEETVEIFNRLPKSIYSAIDMNHIKNPENLIKAMGSRLKTVHIADGTGAAENHFFPCSGEGKNDWNAILAALEAVEYTGPFMYESAYEDEKDFATCYQSLYTNYINSK
- a CDS encoding RagB/SusD family nutrient uptake outer membrane protein, with translation MKRIYITSVFAFLTMLFTGCEKDFLDRPPKDKVDAEFFFKTATDLEVATNDFYSMLPTTGVYSDDASSDNIVPLNASDRVRGNRMVPTTRGSGGWSWSRLRDINFFLENYHRVPDEAAKRKYGGIARFFRAYFYFEKVQRFGDVPWYSKVLEAGDPDLYKARDPRKLVIDSVMADIDYAIANIPAEVELNRITKYTALLLKARIALYEGTFRKYHGLGDYEQLLQEAAAASGELINSGAYRLFTAGGPNEAYRELFARNVQDPTETILARDYERDLGQHNLGYLMTAPTMGAWGITKDVINSYLMKDGSRFTDKTGYETMEFYEEMQDRDPRLTQTTAGPNFMVYGESTPEPVNLNGTTTGYRVIKALPSRDQWSASYMDIIIFRYAEALLIYAEAKAELGTLTQQDLDISINKLRDRVGMPHLNLAQANANPDPYLAAMYPNIDGGANKGVLLEIRRERRIELFNEGHRWDDLMRWKEGKKIEQPMVGIYFSGLGAHDFNNDGKTDVFLHDGNAAGAPKEASTIINIQQRPLTNGTSGYLNPFSLGGYFDENRDYYYPLPIEDLRLNENLVQNPNWE